Proteins encoded in a region of the Saccharothrix ecbatanensis genome:
- a CDS encoding response regulator: MIRVLVADDHAAIRAGLVMILGGADGIEVVGEAGDGAEAVRLATRLEPDVVLMDIRMPGVDGIEATRQLSGVCEVLVLTTFDLDEYVHGALRAGAAGFLLKSVEAPALVDAVRQVAAGDGVLAPSVTRRVMREFASAAPKSRPAGLDSLTEREVDVLRCLGEGLSNHQIGRRLHIGETTVKTHVSRVLTKLDLRSRVQAAILAQEAGLLSGGPARP; this comes from the coding sequence GTGATCCGGGTGCTGGTGGCCGACGACCACGCGGCGATCCGCGCGGGCCTGGTGATGATCCTCGGCGGCGCGGACGGCATCGAGGTGGTCGGCGAGGCCGGTGACGGCGCGGAGGCGGTGCGGTTGGCGACGCGGCTGGAGCCGGACGTCGTGCTGATGGACATCCGGATGCCCGGCGTGGACGGCATCGAGGCGACCAGGCAGCTCAGCGGGGTGTGCGAGGTGCTGGTGCTGACCACGTTCGACCTGGACGAGTACGTGCACGGCGCGCTGCGGGCCGGTGCGGCCGGGTTCCTGCTGAAGTCGGTGGAGGCCCCGGCGCTGGTGGACGCCGTGCGGCAGGTCGCGGCCGGTGACGGTGTGCTCGCGCCGAGCGTGACGCGGCGGGTGATGCGGGAGTTCGCGTCGGCCGCGCCCAAGTCGCGCCCGGCAGGCTTGGACTCGTTGACGGAACGCGAGGTCGACGTGCTGCGCTGCCTCGGCGAAGGGCTGTCGAATCACCAGATCGGGCGAAGGCTGCACATCGGCGAGACGACCGTGAAGACGCACGTGTCGCGGGTGTTGACGAAGCTGGACCTGAGGTCGCGGGTGCAGGCGGCGATCCTGGCGCAGGAGGCCGGCTTGCTCAGCGGCGGTCCAGCGCGGCCTTGA
- a CDS encoding site-2 protease family protein: MATTSSWRRQVGRDGGLPLFRAAGIPVLLAPSWWLGSAAIVVLYAPLVGRIAPGTGGLTGVLLAATFAIFLGLSVLAHELGHCLVALRLGLPVRRLRLFLLGGVSEVMRTPTRPSHEGAIAAAGPIVSIALAGLFALVAAAIPYPDAVWLLIAQTAFANAAVAVFNLLPGLPLDGGRILRAGVWAFTGRRATGTKAAVIGGGVVAALLVVWAIWGVMEGAEDRWLRFGVCLLTAWFVLAGARGEFTAERRSTWPEGLTLGELVRPVLQLPAESPVSGALTASAGRGVVLVRADGVAAGLLDREMARRLASTSPHAPAEQAAVPIRPETVLLENESGAEVVERVRGTAAWEYLVVDLEGRPAGVLRREDLKAALDRR, translated from the coding sequence GTGGCGACGACGAGCAGTTGGCGGCGGCAGGTCGGTCGGGACGGCGGGCTGCCGCTGTTCCGCGCGGCCGGGATCCCCGTGCTGCTCGCGCCCTCGTGGTGGCTCGGCTCGGCGGCCATCGTGGTCCTCTACGCGCCGCTGGTCGGCCGCATCGCGCCCGGCACGGGCGGCCTCACCGGCGTGCTCCTCGCCGCCACCTTCGCGATTTTCCTCGGCCTCTCGGTGCTGGCGCACGAACTCGGCCACTGCCTGGTCGCCCTGCGCCTCGGCCTGCCGGTCCGCCGGCTGCGCCTGTTCCTGCTCGGCGGCGTGTCCGAGGTGATGCGCACCCCGACCCGTCCGTCCCACGAAGGCGCGATCGCCGCCGCCGGCCCGATCGTCTCCATCGCGCTGGCCGGCCTGTTCGCGCTGGTCGCCGCCGCCATCCCGTACCCGGACGCGGTCTGGCTGCTGATCGCCCAGACCGCCTTCGCCAACGCCGCCGTCGCGGTGTTCAACCTGCTCCCCGGCCTGCCGCTGGACGGCGGCCGGATCCTGCGTGCGGGCGTGTGGGCCTTCACCGGCCGCCGTGCGACGGGCACGAAAGCCGCCGTCATCGGTGGCGGCGTGGTGGCCGCGCTGCTCGTCGTGTGGGCGATCTGGGGCGTCATGGAAGGCGCCGAGGACCGCTGGCTCCGCTTCGGCGTGTGCCTGCTGACCGCGTGGTTCGTGCTGGCCGGCGCGCGCGGCGAGTTCACCGCCGAACGCCGCAGCACCTGGCCGGAAGGTCTGACGCTGGGCGAGCTGGTCCGCCCCGTCCTCCAACTGCCCGCCGAGAGCCCGGTGTCGGGCGCGCTCACCGCGTCCGCCGGCCGGGGTGTGGTCCTGGTCCGCGCGGACGGTGTCGCGGCCGGCCTGCTCGACCGGGAGATGGCCCGCCGGCTGGCCAGCACCTCGCCGCACGCGCCCGCCGAGCAGGCGGCCGTGCCGATCCGGCCGGAGACCGTGCTGCTGGAGAACGAGAGCGGCGCCGAAGTGGTGGAACGCGTGCGCGGCACCGCGGCCTGGGAGTACCTGGTCGTGGACCTCGAAGGCCGACCGGCGGGCGTGCTGCGCCGGGAAGACCTCAAGGCCGCGCTGGACCGCCGCTGA
- a CDS encoding TetR/AcrR family transcriptional regulator C-terminal domain-containing protein — MDTAGTFELLWGDPPGPRRGPKPALSHELIARTGIAIADAEGLAAVSMQRVAADLGFTKMSLYRYVPGKSELVALMADLAMGTPPEDLHDGDWCDRLRTWALALLPGFLRHPWVLEVTTGPHVVGPNELAWMEAALAVLDGTGLAGAERMDVLAVLAGHVRALAQQVAKTPGGDTGAQFGAVLAEVVFQRGDRYPHTKAALAESMAGGDQDEALDFGLDLILDGLRARVGHARSSGDPTRR; from the coding sequence ATGGACACGGCGGGCACCTTCGAACTGCTGTGGGGCGACCCTCCGGGCCCTCGCCGCGGCCCCAAGCCCGCGCTCAGCCACGAACTCATCGCCCGGACCGGCATCGCGATCGCCGACGCCGAGGGGCTCGCCGCCGTCTCCATGCAGCGCGTCGCCGCCGACCTCGGCTTCACGAAGATGTCCCTCTACCGCTACGTGCCCGGGAAGTCTGAGCTGGTCGCGCTCATGGCCGACCTGGCCATGGGCACACCGCCCGAAGACCTCCACGACGGCGACTGGTGCGACCGGCTCCGAACGTGGGCGCTGGCGCTCCTGCCCGGTTTCCTGCGGCACCCCTGGGTCCTGGAGGTCACCACGGGTCCGCACGTCGTCGGCCCCAACGAGCTGGCCTGGATGGAAGCCGCGCTCGCCGTCCTCGACGGCACGGGCCTGGCCGGCGCCGAACGGATGGACGTGCTGGCCGTGCTCGCCGGGCACGTCCGCGCCCTGGCCCAGCAGGTGGCGAAGACGCCGGGCGGTGACACGGGAGCGCAGTTCGGCGCGGTCCTGGCGGAGGTCGTGTTCCAGCGCGGGGACCGCTACCCGCACACCAAGGCGGCGCTGGCGGAGTCGATGGCCGGGGGAGATCAGGACGAGGCGCTCGACTTCGGCCTCGACCTCATCCTGGACGGCCTCCGCGCCAGGGTCGGACACGCGCGGAGCAGCGGCGATCCAACACGCCGCTGA
- a CDS encoding FAD-dependent monooxygenase, with amino-acid sequence MSNKRVLVSGASVAGPAVAYWLGRHGFEPTVVEIAPALRKGGAAVDFRGEAHMTVLERMGVLGRLREIQTGGSPMTFVDEEGRTVLHLPADFAGGELEVLRSDLSRVLYEHGRGVAEYVFGDSVVGLTETPGGVDVTFASGVERTFDLVIGADGIHSGVRGLVFGPEERFVSHLGYYVAGWDLPDGFGVPSGSVKSGSVNYNVPGRLVSTSGDGGRASAFVAFRSPLLRYDRRDVAQQRRLITDAFGGLGWETPRLLASLEHTTEMYFDSISRADVPTWSRGRVALVGDAACGATIGGMGTGTAIVGAYVLAGELAASDGDHGAAFRRYEHVMRDYAERCQKGGDRAGKFLAPPSRFALRMRNGLLGNRFLLDLMLKAGKDITNKIELKDYVKASA; translated from the coding sequence ATGTCGAACAAGCGGGTCCTCGTCTCCGGCGCGAGCGTCGCGGGACCGGCCGTGGCCTATTGGCTGGGGCGTCACGGCTTCGAGCCGACCGTCGTGGAGATCGCTCCCGCGCTGCGCAAGGGCGGTGCGGCGGTGGACTTCCGCGGTGAGGCGCACATGACCGTGCTGGAACGCATGGGCGTGCTCGGCCGGCTGCGTGAGATCCAGACCGGTGGCAGCCCGATGACGTTCGTCGACGAGGAGGGGCGCACGGTGCTCCACCTGCCGGCGGACTTCGCGGGCGGCGAGTTGGAGGTGCTGCGTTCGGACCTCTCGCGGGTGCTGTACGAGCACGGCAGAGGTGTGGCGGAGTACGTGTTCGGTGATTCCGTCGTCGGGCTGACCGAGACGCCGGGCGGGGTCGACGTGACGTTCGCTTCCGGTGTCGAGCGGACGTTCGACCTGGTCATCGGGGCGGACGGCATCCACTCGGGCGTGCGCGGTCTCGTCTTCGGGCCGGAGGAGCGGTTCGTCAGCCACCTCGGGTACTACGTCGCCGGCTGGGACCTGCCCGACGGCTTCGGCGTGCCGTCCGGGTCGGTGAAGTCCGGGTCGGTGAACTACAACGTGCCGGGGCGGCTGGTCTCCACCAGCGGCGACGGGGGCCGGGCGAGTGCGTTCGTGGCTTTCCGGTCGCCTCTGCTGCGGTACGACCGGCGTGACGTGGCGCAGCAGCGCAGGTTGATCACCGACGCGTTCGGCGGGTTGGGCTGGGAGACGCCCCGGCTGCTGGCGTCGCTGGAGCACACGACGGAGATGTACTTCGACTCGATCAGCCGGGCGGATGTCCCGACGTGGTCACGGGGGCGCGTCGCGCTGGTCGGGGATGCCGCTTGCGGCGCCACCATCGGCGGTATGGGCACGGGCACGGCCATCGTCGGCGCGTACGTGCTGGCCGGTGAACTGGCCGCTTCGGATGGGGATCATGGGGCTGCGTTCCGGCGGTACGAGCACGTCATGCGCGACTACGCCGAACGGTGCCAGAAGGGCGGCGACCGGGCGGGCAAGTTCCTGGCGCCGCCGAGTCGGTTCGCCTTGCGGATGCGCAACGGGCTGCTGGGCAACCGGTTCCTGCTGGACCTGATGCTCAAAGCGGGCAAGGACATCACGAACAAGATCGAGCTCAAGGACTACGTGAAGGCCTCCGCATAG
- a CDS encoding RecB family exonuclease, with protein sequence MAVPTITERPVRRPALSPSRAGDFKQCPLLYRFRAVDRLPEKPTRAQVRGTVVHAVLEDLFGLPAAERLPETARALVGPAWERVRAERPEFAELFAEGDPEQDEWLASAEGLLDGYFGLEDPRRFDADARELLVEWELPSGVLLRGYVDRVDVAPTGEIRVVDYKTGAAPREVGEAKALFQMKFYALVLWRLRGVVPRQLRLMYLADRQALAYQPDEAELTRFERTLEAIWDAILRAAKSGDFRPNPSRLCDYCDHKALCPAFEGTPPPYPGWPEPDAGVETVLDRAD encoded by the coding sequence ATGGCAGTGCCGACGATCACCGAGCGCCCTGTTCGCAGGCCAGCGCTGTCGCCCTCCCGCGCGGGCGACTTCAAGCAGTGCCCGCTGCTCTACCGCTTCCGCGCCGTCGACCGGCTGCCCGAGAAGCCGACGAGGGCGCAGGTGCGCGGCACGGTGGTGCACGCGGTCTTGGAGGACTTGTTCGGCCTGCCCGCCGCCGAACGGCTGCCGGAGACGGCACGCGCGCTGGTCGGTCCGGCTTGGGAGCGGGTGCGGGCCGAGCGGCCGGAGTTCGCGGAGCTGTTCGCCGAGGGCGATCCGGAGCAGGACGAGTGGCTGGCGTCGGCGGAAGGTCTGCTGGACGGCTACTTCGGCCTGGAGGACCCGCGCCGGTTCGACGCGGACGCCCGTGAGCTGCTGGTCGAGTGGGAGCTGCCGTCGGGTGTGCTGCTGCGCGGGTACGTCGACCGGGTGGACGTGGCGCCGACCGGCGAGATCCGGGTGGTCGACTACAAGACGGGCGCCGCGCCGCGCGAGGTCGGCGAGGCCAAGGCGTTGTTCCAGATGAAGTTCTACGCGCTCGTGCTCTGGCGGCTGCGTGGTGTCGTGCCGCGCCAGCTGCGGCTGATGTACCTGGCCGACCGGCAGGCGTTGGCCTACCAGCCGGACGAGGCCGAGCTGACCCGGTTCGAGCGCACGCTGGAGGCGATCTGGGACGCCATCCTGCGCGCGGCGAAGTCCGGCGACTTCCGGCCCAACCCGAGCCGGCTGTGCGACTACTGCGACCACAAGGCGCTGTGCCCGGCGTTCGAGGGCACACCGCCGCCGTACCCGGGCTGGCCCGAGCCGGACGCGGGTGTGGAGACCGTGTTGGACCGGGCGGACTAG
- a CDS encoding thioesterase family protein → MDAFYERLDDDRFASTGHTSGPWSSESQHLGPPSALLVRALERCAPRPETMLSRVTFEVLGPVPVAELTVTASVDRPGRSVELLAAELAHEGRPVLRARAWRIVTGDTTAVTTGQGEPLASPHGCAPMAVPEHWRVGGYLTAMEWRAVSGGIFTPGDGAVWARPVVRVVAGEEPSAVQRLFTVADSASGVSSRVDIREWYSINTDLTVHLHREPVGEWYGLDAQTVIGPSGVGVATSVLHDEQGPVGRTTQSLFVRKR, encoded by the coding sequence ATGGACGCCTTCTACGAGCGGCTGGACGACGACAGGTTCGCCTCGACCGGGCACACCTCCGGGCCGTGGAGCAGCGAGAGCCAGCACCTGGGGCCGCCGTCGGCGCTGCTGGTGCGGGCGTTGGAGCGGTGCGCGCCGCGGCCGGAGACGATGCTGTCGCGGGTGACGTTCGAGGTGCTGGGGCCGGTGCCGGTGGCTGAGCTGACCGTGACGGCGTCGGTCGACCGGCCGGGGCGTTCGGTGGAGCTGCTGGCGGCGGAGTTGGCGCACGAGGGCCGGCCGGTGCTGCGGGCGCGGGCATGGCGGATCGTCACCGGTGACACGACGGCGGTGACGACCGGCCAGGGTGAGCCGTTGGCGTCGCCGCACGGTTGCGCGCCGATGGCCGTCCCGGAGCACTGGCGGGTCGGCGGCTACCTGACCGCGATGGAGTGGCGTGCGGTCAGCGGCGGCATCTTCACACCGGGGGACGGGGCGGTGTGGGCGCGGCCGGTCGTGCGCGTGGTGGCGGGTGAGGAGCCGAGTGCGGTGCAGCGCCTGTTCACGGTGGCGGACTCGGCGAGCGGCGTGTCGAGCCGGGTGGACATCCGCGAGTGGTACTCGATCAACACCGATCTGACCGTCCACCTGCACAGGGAGCCGGTCGGCGAGTGGTACGGGCTGGACGCGCAGACCGTGATCGGGCCGTCCGGGGTCGGCGTGGCGACGAGCGTGCTGCATGACGAGCAGGGGCCGGTGGGGCGGACGACGCAGTCGCTCTTCGTGCGGAAACGGTAG